In Methanobrevibacter sp., one DNA window encodes the following:
- a CDS encoding hydroxymethylglutaryl-CoA synthase has product MVGIVGYGAHVPSYRIKVEEIAKVWGDDPVALSNGLVVNEKSVPSADEDTATIAVTAARYALRRAQIDPSKIGAVYVGSESHPYAVKPTASIVAEAVCATPKLTAADLEFACKAGTAGIQMTMGLVESGMIEYGLAIGADTSQGAPGDALEYTASAGGAAYIIGKENTIADINHTCSFTTDTPDFYRREGQDYPSHGGRFTGEPAYFKHVLSAAKMLFEETDSKPEDYDYACFHQPNGKFYLRAGKKLGFTSEQIKQGLLTPNIGNTYSGAVPLALSNILDVAKPGDNIFVISYGSGAGSDGFTITVKDEIEERRELAPKTQDIIDQKTYVDYAVYAKFKGKIKM; this is encoded by the coding sequence ATGGTAGGAATAGTAGGATATGGGGCACATGTTCCCTCATATAGAATTAAAGTAGAAGAAATCGCTAAAGTATGGGGAGATGACCCTGTTGCTTTATCAAACGGATTAGTCGTTAATGAAAAATCCGTACCTTCTGCTGATGAAGACACTGCAACTATTGCAGTAACTGCTGCTAGATATGCTCTTAGAAGAGCTCAAATAGATCCATCAAAGATTGGTGCTGTTTATGTAGGTTCCGAATCCCATCCATATGCAGTTAAACCAACTGCTTCAATTGTTGCAGAAGCAGTTTGTGCAACTCCAAAATTAACTGCTGCTGATTTGGAATTCGCTTGTAAAGCAGGAACAGCAGGTATTCAAATGACTATGGGTCTTGTTGAATCTGGAATGATTGAATATGGATTGGCAATTGGTGCTGATACATCTCAAGGTGCTCCTGGGGATGCTTTGGAATACACTGCATCTGCCGGTGGTGCTGCATACATTATAGGTAAGGAAAATACCATTGCAGATATCAATCACACATGCAGTTTTACAACAGATACTCCGGACTTTTACAGAAGGGAAGGTCAGGACTATCCGTCCCATGGTGGACGTTTCACAGGTGAACCTGCATACTTCAAGCATGTTTTAAGTGCAGCAAAAATGTTATTCGAGGAAACTGATTCAAAACCTGAAGATTACGATTACGCATGTTTCCACCAGCCAAACGGTAAATTCTACTTAAGGGCTGGTAAAAAATTAGGATTCACATCAGAACAAATCAAACAGGGATTACTTACTCCTAATATTGGAAACACTTATTCCGGTGCAGTGCCATTGGCTTTATCCAATATTTTGGATGTTGCTAAACCTGGTGACAACATATTTGTCATCTCATACGGTTCAGGTGCAGGAAGTGACGGTTTCACAATCACTGTTAAAGATGAAATTGAGGAAAGAAGAGAATTAGCTCCAAAAACACAAGATATCATTGATCAAAAAACCTATGTTGATTATGCTGTGTATGCTAAATTCAAAGGTAAAATTAAAATGTAA
- the hmdC gene encoding 5,10-methenyltetrahydromethanopterin hydrogenase cofactor biosynthesis protein HmdC, with product MYDLIKNAVHDDDAAIEISKMDKDVTSVVDAISELTLEETMKLGMQFKRFPLGCDLTEVVAGTCASDLELMDLLGNCRLADTIGAPIHICAYAFSDIAEKFGMRGVEVMQKVHEIVDVPLDLDHFGENGAMRLPKNISGCGGECYNKGPAFTECPRGRIHERLIDKELEEKDDKEEWIKLSSSVAVNVTSEQTGDGHAAPLREAEDIANLAKKYGRGLESIMFVGDGYDEVITGFEKSIEIGADVIVVEGGPFNRCENTTESFAKTIAAARILSPGKVVATNGAYEHEVRAGLRSGLNMVITGFPKNHHGYMCGYEPGSARRGKFGLPRIIQIINEEFPNRGLPAKKHDLLAIATAVKIAGPDYIYPRKIGAYHIGDAHWATLVHSRMYQNIELKHTLDEIVGLADGNTVSLHGGRFISWVIANELDRYVDEIIISDVDEWVLKNTVDNLQNELDATIIAEKDDKIAANSANFSIASSTMIPVKNNILKKVPNALTIV from the coding sequence ATGTATGATTTAATAAAAAATGCGGTTCATGATGATGATGCGGCAATCGAAATATCAAAAATGGACAAGGACGTGACATCTGTTGTTGATGCAATTTCAGAACTTACATTGGAAGAGACAATGAAACTGGGAATGCAATTCAAGAGATTTCCGTTAGGATGCGATTTAACAGAAGTAGTTGCAGGAACCTGCGCATCAGATCTGGAACTGATGGACTTGCTTGGTAACTGCAGATTGGCAGACACAATCGGAGCACCAATACACATCTGTGCATATGCCTTTTCAGACATTGCAGAAAAGTTCGGCATGAGAGGCGTTGAAGTGATGCAGAAGGTTCATGAAATTGTTGATGTTCCACTTGACCTTGATCACTTTGGTGAAAACGGTGCAATGAGACTTCCGAAAAACATCAGCGGATGCGGAGGAGAATGCTACAATAAAGGCCCTGCATTTACGGAATGTCCACGTGGAAGAATCCATGAACGACTGATTGACAAGGAACTTGAAGAAAAAGACGATAAGGAAGAATGGATCAAGCTATCATCTTCCGTTGCAGTCAATGTTACTTCAGAACAGACCGGTGACGGTCATGCAGCACCATTGAGAGAAGCTGAAGACATTGCAAATTTGGCTAAAAAATACGGCAGAGGCTTGGAATCCATCATGTTTGTCGGTGACGGTTATGATGAGGTAATCACAGGTTTTGAAAAATCCATTGAAATCGGAGCAGATGTCATTGTAGTTGAAGGAGGTCCGTTCAACAGATGTGAAAACACAACAGAATCATTTGCAAAAACAATTGCCGCTGCAAGAATACTGTCTCCAGGAAAAGTAGTTGCAACCAACGGTGCATATGAACATGAAGTAAGAGCCGGCCTCAGATCAGGTTTGAATATGGTGATTACAGGTTTTCCAAAAAACCATCATGGATACATGTGCGGATATGAACCGGGAAGTGCCAGAAGGGGAAAGTTCGGACTTCCAAGAATCATTCAAATCATCAATGAGGAATTCCCAAATCGTGGACTGCCTGCCAAAAAGCATGATCTTTTGGCAATAGCAACTGCAGTCAAGATTGCAGGACCAGACTACATATATCCAAGAAAGATTGGAGCATACCATATAGGCGATGCACACTGGGCCACATTGGTTCACTCCAGAATGTATCAAAACATTGAACTTAAACATACACTAGATGAAATTGTTGGTCTTGCAGATGGAAATACTGTTTCATTGCATGGTGGAAGATTCATTTCATGGGTTATTGCAAATGAACTGGACAGATACGTTGATGAAATCATCATTTCAGATGTTGATGAATGGGTATTGAAAAACACTGTTGACAACCTTCAAAATGAATTGGATGCAACAATAATCGCTGAAAAAGATGACAAGATTGCAGCAAACAGTGCAAACTTCTCAATTGCTTCATCAACCATGATTCCTGTGAAAAACAATATTTTGAAAAAGGTTCCGAATGCTTTGACAATAGTTTGA
- a CDS encoding MFS transporter encodes MNERVNENSWIPLIVVACASFIIVLDSLFMNVSISHVVSDLNTDVSTIQMLVSFNTLITAALILLSTKLQDIVGKRKLFLIGAALFGIGIFTAVMSSSVIMFFVGWSAIKGVAGALMLPAIVSIISGTYSGKMRTIALATLGIVAGLADTFAPLLGGVITTYFSWRYTFAFELIFILFILVMQNKIPNFKPTESKNDLDIVGAIISSIGLVLLVLGILTLTKDVTTSIVEMIFGLIVLAIFVWYELKRKRSGKVPLLDVELFRDKNLRLGTSIKLLYNIIISGTFFVLVLFFQSVLQLNPFDTGVASLPFTVALLIFSLFAPKLIGKLNHKKLIAIGCIISIVGCLILSYQFRLNISMMGLIPGLFLLGAGIGFMLALGSDVALFDIPAESQNNASGILTTGETLGSSMGTAIIGIILILGVIGGISTAVDTYAPAYSGDEQFHQEVYDYFQKLDTLEGQDSVVVNTADIIIQSAMASVMMALAIVFGVILILTLRIKDKNIKKH; translated from the coding sequence ATGAATGAAAGGGTTAACGAAAATTCTTGGATTCCATTAATAGTTGTGGCTTGTGCTTCTTTTATTATAGTATTGGACTCTTTATTCATGAATGTTAGCATTTCTCACGTTGTTAGTGATTTGAATACTGATGTTAGTACTATTCAAATGCTTGTTTCGTTTAATACTCTTATTACGGCTGCGTTGATACTGCTCAGTACCAAACTTCAGGATATAGTTGGTAAAAGGAAACTGTTTTTAATTGGTGCTGCACTTTTTGGTATCGGCATATTTACTGCAGTAATGAGTTCAAGTGTTATAATGTTTTTTGTCGGATGGTCGGCGATTAAAGGTGTTGCAGGGGCATTAATGCTACCTGCCATAGTTTCAATAATAAGCGGAACATATTCCGGCAAAATGCGTACAATTGCTTTGGCAACTCTAGGGATAGTGGCAGGACTTGCAGATACTTTTGCTCCACTCCTTGGAGGAGTTATTACAACTTATTTCAGCTGGAGATATACTTTTGCATTTGAATTAATATTCATTTTATTTATTTTAGTAATGCAAAATAAAATACCTAATTTTAAACCTACTGAATCTAAAAACGATTTGGATATTGTTGGTGCCATAATTTCCAGTATAGGACTTGTTTTGCTTGTGCTTGGTATTTTGACTTTGACTAAGGATGTTACTACAAGTATTGTCGAGATGATTTTTGGATTAATAGTTTTGGCAATCTTTGTATGGTATGAACTTAAAAGAAAAAGGTCAGGCAAGGTGCCATTGCTTGATGTTGAGTTATTCAGAGACAAAAATCTGCGTTTGGGTACATCTATCAAGTTATTATATAATATTATAATCTCTGGAACATTTTTTGTATTGGTTCTGTTTTTCCAAAGTGTATTGCAGTTAAATCCATTCGATACGGGTGTGGCTTCACTTCCGTTCACTGTGGCTCTGCTTATTTTTTCACTGTTCGCTCCAAAATTAATTGGAAAACTGAATCATAAGAAACTCATAGCAATAGGATGTATAATATCTATTGTTGGATGTCTGATTTTAAGTTATCAATTTAGATTAAATATATCAATGATGGGATTAATTCCTGGACTGTTTTTACTTGGGGCAGGAATTGGTTTCATGCTGGCTTTAGGTTCGGATGTTGCATTATTCGATATTCCTGCTGAAAGCCAAAATAACGCATCTGGTATTCTTACAACTGGTGAGACATTAGGTTCATCAATGGGTACTGCAATTATTGGAATAATTCTGATTCTTGGAGTTATTGGAGGTATTAGTACTGCAGTCGATACCTATGCGCCTGCTTATTCAGGAGACGAGCAATTCCATCAGGAGGTCTATGATTACTTCCAAAAATTAGATACTTTAGAAGGACAAGACAGTGTTGTTGTAAATACTGCCGATATAATTATTCAGAGTGCAATGGCCTCTGTAATGATGGCATTGGCCATAGTGTTTGGAGTTATTTTAATTCTAACGCTGAGGATAAAAGATAAAAATATTAAAAAACATTGA
- the hmdB gene encoding 5,10-methenyltetrahydromethanopterin hydrogenase cofactor biosynthesis protein HmdB, with product MIDKILDKAKQGQELSDEEFLELLNIDNDEDLEKLFKIACDIRDSQSKVIKLTSTVHLTNKCQIQPRCEYCGFAEETSEKGYYNAFYKSNEEILTAVKSIEEAHIPRVSCSGGYGYKGKQAVNACRIVKGQSDLEILVNVGGDLTEKSVQELADLGADTICCNLETINEEIFYQRKPGDSLDQRILTCKRVSDAGVGLSSGLLLGLGESKEDRIKHLRYLSNFKTLQEIPIMGFNPYEGTPMENHPAFPLKEQLKMVAVTRIMYPEITITMPTPTVGPENVEFSLKAGANNLATVIADNYPHEVKGVGSPEYGNYSEVVNVIQKLDLIPQTI from the coding sequence TTGATTGATAAAATTTTAGATAAAGCAAAACAAGGACAAGAATTAAGTGATGAGGAATTTTTAGAATTGTTAAACATTGACAATGATGAAGATTTGGAAAAATTGTTCAAGATAGCTTGCGACATAAGAGACAGTCAATCAAAAGTAATCAAGTTAACATCTACAGTACACCTTACAAACAAATGCCAAATTCAGCCAAGATGTGAATATTGCGGATTTGCAGAAGAAACCTCTGAAAAAGGATACTATAATGCATTCTACAAATCCAATGAGGAAATATTGACTGCTGTCAAATCCATAGAAGAAGCACATATTCCAAGAGTAAGCTGTTCTGGAGGATACGGATACAAAGGAAAACAGGCAGTAAACGCATGCAGAATCGTAAAAGGACAGTCTGATTTGGAAATCCTTGTAAATGTTGGAGGAGACTTGACTGAAAAATCAGTGCAGGAACTGGCTGATCTTGGTGCAGATACAATCTGCTGCAACCTTGAAACAATAAATGAGGAAATATTCTATCAAAGAAAACCGGGAGATTCACTTGACCAGAGAATACTCACATGCAAAAGGGTAAGCGATGCCGGTGTGGGATTATCTTCAGGACTCCTTTTAGGCCTTGGTGAAAGCAAAGAAGATAGAATAAAACATTTAAGATACTTATCCAATTTCAAAACACTTCAGGAAATTCCAATAATGGGATTCAATCCATATGAAGGAACACCAATGGAAAATCATCCTGCATTCCCACTTAAGGAACAATTGAAGATGGTTGCAGTAACCAGAATAATGTATCCTGAAATAACAATTACAATGCCTACACCAACAGTTGGTCCCGAAAACGTAGAATTTTCACTAAAAGCAGGTGCAAACAATCTGGCTACAGTTATAGCTGACAATTATCCTCATGAAGTTAAAGGAGTTGGTTCTCCTGAATACGGTAATTATTCTGAGGTCGTCAATGTCATTCAAAAATTGGATTTGATACCTCAAACTATTTAA
- the hmd gene encoding 5,10-methenyltetrahydromethanopterin hydrogenase has protein sequence MKVAILGAGCYRTHAASGITNFSRAVEVAEATGKENISMTHSTIEMGAELLELAGVDEVVVSDPVFDGEFTVVDDFDYADVIAAHKAGNPEEVMPAIREKVAKLAETVPKPEKGAIHFTHPEDLGMKCINDDREAVADADWVMTWLPEGGMQPAIIEKFADAIKPGAIVTHACTIPTTGLNKIFEDLGTDVNVASYHPGAVPEMKGQVYIAEGFADQASIDTLMDLGQKARGSAFTLPANMVGPVCDMCSAVTAITYAGILAYRDTVTQILGAPAGFAQMMANEALTQVTALMQNEGIDKMDDALNPAALLGTADSMNFGSLAEIVPTVLDYLGKDE, from the coding sequence ATGAAAGTAGCAATTTTAGGTGCAGGATGTTACAGAACACATGCAGCAAGTGGAATTACCAACTTCTCAAGAGCTGTAGAAGTTGCAGAAGCAACTGGAAAAGAAAACATTTCCATGACTCATTCAACTATTGAAATGGGTGCAGAATTATTAGAATTAGCTGGAGTAGATGAAGTAGTTGTATCTGACCCAGTATTCGATGGAGAATTCACTGTTGTAGATGATTTTGATTACGCAGATGTAATCGCAGCTCATAAAGCAGGAAACCCTGAAGAAGTAATGCCTGCAATCAGAGAAAAAGTTGCAAAATTAGCTGAAACTGTACCAAAACCAGAAAAAGGTGCAATTCACTTCACTCACCCTGAAGACTTAGGTATGAAATGTATAAACGATGACCGTGAAGCTGTAGCTGACGCTGACTGGGTTATGACCTGGTTACCTGAAGGTGGTATGCAACCTGCTATCATCGAAAAATTCGCTGATGCTATTAAACCTGGTGCAATCGTAACTCATGCATGTACCATTCCTACTACCGGATTAAACAAAATCTTCGAAGACTTAGGAACTGATGTTAACGTAGCTTCCTACCACCCAGGTGCTGTACCTGAAATGAAAGGACAAGTTTACATCGCTGAAGGTTTCGCAGACCAAGCTTCAATCGACACTTTAATGGACTTAGGTCAAAAAGCAAGAGGATCTGCATTCACATTACCTGCAAACATGGTCGGTCCTGTATGTGACATGTGTTCTGCAGTTACTGCTATTACCTACGCAGGTATCTTAGCTTACAGAGACACCGTTACACAAATCTTAGGTGCACCTGCTGGATTTGCACAAATGATGGCTAACGAAGCTTTAACCCAAGTAACCGCATTAATGCAAAACGAAGGTATCGACAAAATGGACGATGCTTTAAACCCTGCTGCATTATTAGGTACTGCTGACTCCATGAACTTCGGTTCCTTAGCAGAAATCGTACCTACTGTACTCGATTACTTAGGAAAAGACGAATAA
- a CDS encoding thiolase domain-containing protein, with protein sequence MRDVAIIGVSQTKFGELWDSSFRDLIAEAGVKALVDAGIDGNDIEAMFVGNMSSGLFVEQEHIAALISDHVGLNPVPTTRVEAACASGGLALRQGIMAVASGFHDVVISAGVEKMTDVVDATPAIATASDQEWEAQQGATFPSLYAMIAKRHMHEYGTTREQLAQFSVVNHKNASKNPNAQFPFEVTVDKVLNSTMVADPLTLLDCSPVSDGAAAVVMVPAEDAKKYTDTPIYVKASAQASGTLTLHDRKDLTTIESTKVASRKAYEMAGVTTKDIDLTEVHDCFSINGLLAVEDLGFAEKGKGGIAIEEGQTEIDGDFPINTSGGLKARGHPLGATGIAQAAEVVWQLRGEAGRRQVDGAEIGMTHNIGGTGGTAAVHIFGRDL encoded by the coding sequence ATGAGAGATGTTGCGATTATAGGAGTTTCACAAACAAAATTCGGTGAATTATGGGATTCATCCTTTAGAGATTTAATTGCTGAAGCTGGAGTGAAAGCTTTAGTTGATGCAGGAATTGACGGTAACGATATTGAAGCAATGTTTGTTGGAAATATGTCTTCAGGACTATTTGTAGAACAAGAACACATTGCAGCACTTATTTCAGACCATGTAGGTCTTAATCCGGTTCCAACCACAAGAGTAGAAGCTGCTTGTGCATCCGGAGGTCTTGCATTAAGACAAGGAATTATGGCAGTTGCATCTGGTTTTCATGATGTTGTTATCTCTGCAGGTGTGGAAAAAATGACTGATGTAGTGGATGCAACACCAGCAATTGCTACAGCATCCGACCAGGAATGGGAAGCTCAACAAGGTGCTACTTTCCCATCATTATATGCAATGATTGCAAAAAGACACATGCACGAATACGGTACTACTCGTGAACAATTGGCACAATTTTCAGTTGTAAACCATAAAAATGCATCCAAAAACCCAAATGCACAATTCCCATTTGAAGTTACAGTTGATAAAGTATTGAACTCAACAATGGTTGCAGACCCATTAACACTTCTTGACTGTTCTCCGGTAAGTGACGGAGCAGCAGCAGTAGTTATGGTGCCTGCTGAAGATGCTAAAAAATACACTGACACTCCAATTTATGTAAAAGCTTCTGCACAAGCTTCCGGAACCTTAACCTTACATGACAGAAAAGATTTAACTACCATTGAATCTACAAAAGTGGCTTCCAGAAAAGCTTATGAAATGGCAGGGGTAACAACCAAAGACATTGACTTGACTGAAGTGCATGACTGTTTCTCAATCAACGGATTATTAGCAGTTGAAGACCTTGGATTTGCTGAAAAAGGTAAAGGTGGAATAGCTATCGAAGAAGGACAAACTGAAATTGATGGTGACTTCCCAATCAACACTTCCGGTGGTCTTAAAGCACGTGGACACCCATTAGGTGCTACTGGTATTGCTCAAGCTGCTGAAGTCGTATGGCAACTCAGAGGAGAAGCAGGCAGACGTCAAGTAGACGGTGCAGAAATCGGTATGACTCACAACATTGGAGGTACTGGTGGTACTGCAGCAGTACACATATTCGGAAGAGACTTATAG
- a CDS encoding ATP-binding protein has protein sequence MIKREDYLKVFYNYLDTDFIKIIIGLRRCGKTTFLKSIIEELKVLGIADENIIYISFENVKYRHIKTSKELDEVVLDKVKDIEGKVYLLFDEIQLVDEWEESINSYRVSFDCDIYVTGSNSKLFSSELSTLVAGRYVHINIYPFSFKEILKYHNEINNIEMDKIKIYEYFMQYIEYGGMPSLLSLKDEDGKINALLDIYDSIIISDILSRHEIRRIDTFKRFVYYIMNSIGQTFSKKSIANFLKSESKRTSRETINNFTNFIVESLFCHRVLREDILGKKLLSTNEKYYLTDHGFHQALVDENNKWLPRIIENIVYIELLRRGYSVKVGWVKNKEVDFIAKNKNNKIYIQVAYLLASDETIEREFTPLLNIPDKYDAYVLSMDEFNMSRDGIKHMNIIDFLLGDEI, from the coding sequence ATGATTAAAAGAGAAGATTATCTTAAGGTTTTTTATAACTATTTGGACACGGATTTTATTAAAATTATTATTGGATTGCGTAGATGTGGAAAAACAACATTTTTAAAAAGTATTATTGAGGAACTAAAGGTTTTAGGTATTGCTGATGAGAATATAATTTACATATCATTTGAAAATGTGAAATATAGACATATTAAGACATCAAAAGAGTTGGATGAAGTTGTTTTAGATAAGGTTAAAGACATTGAGGGTAAGGTCTATTTATTGTTTGATGAAATTCAATTAGTTGATGAATGGGAGGAGTCAATTAATTCATATAGGGTTTCTTTTGATTGTGATATTTATGTTACCGGATCTAATTCAAAATTGTTCTCATCTGAACTTTCAACATTGGTTGCAGGAAGATATGTTCATATAAACATTTATCCTTTTTCATTTAAAGAAATTTTAAAGTATCATAATGAAATTAACAATATTGAAATGGATAAAATTAAGATATATGAATATTTCATGCAGTACATAGAATATGGTGGAATGCCGTCATTGCTTTCTTTAAAAGATGAAGATGGAAAAATCAATGCGCTTCTCGACATCTATGATTCCATCATTATTAGTGATATACTTTCAAGACATGAAATCAGAAGAATTGACACATTTAAAAGATTCGTTTATTATATTATGAATTCCATTGGACAAACATTCTCTAAAAAAAGTATAGCAAATTTTTTAAAATCTGAAAGTAAAAGAACTTCAAGAGAAACCATCAATAATTTTACAAACTTCATTGTTGAATCACTATTTTGCCATAGGGTGTTACGTGAGGATATACTTGGAAAAAAACTCTTATCTACAAATGAAAAATACTATTTAACGGATCATGGATTTCATCAGGCATTGGTTGATGAAAATAATAAATGGTTACCTAGAATAATTGAAAACATTGTGTATATTGAACTTTTAAGAAGAGGATATTCAGTTAAAGTGGGTTGGGTTAAAAATAAGGAAGTAGATTTCATAGCTAAAAATAAGAATAATAAAATTTATATTCAGGTTGCTTATCTTTTAGCTTCTGATGAAACAATAGAACGGGAATTCACTCCATTATTAAATATTCCTGATAAATATGATGCATATGTATTGAGTATGGATGAATTTAACATGTCTAGAGATGGAATAAAACATATGAACATAATTGACTTTTTATTAGGTGATGAAATTTAA
- a CDS encoding DUF1848 domain-containing protein, translating to MIINSGTRTDIPAFFHKWFLNRINEGFVISKNPYNNQLYKYNFNPKTVDVLCFCSKNPKPLVKHLDELSDYKQFWFVTITPYDKDIEVNVPSYKRVIKTFKELSDNLGVNSVSWRYDPILINEKYSLDYHIDKFEEMASQLHEYTSDCTISFIDLYQKVLRNFPEAREVTTEERLIIGENFSKIANKYDIQMKTCVEGTLLDQFGFDSTGCMTQQVLEKAIGNNLKVPKGKYHNRECNCLMGRDIGLYNTCLHGCRYCYANSNMKLVKRNQKLHNPDSPLLIGEVKDNDVVREVCEPSYIDTQQKLF from the coding sequence ATGATAATCAATTCAGGTACAAGAACTGACATTCCGGCTTTTTTTCACAAATGGTTCTTGAATCGCATCAACGAAGGTTTTGTAATCTCTAAAAATCCTTATAACAATCAACTTTATAAATATAATTTCAATCCAAAAACAGTCGATGTGTTATGTTTCTGCTCGAAAAATCCAAAGCCGTTGGTAAAGCATTTGGATGAACTGTCCGATTATAAACAGTTCTGGTTTGTGACAATCACGCCATATGATAAGGACATTGAAGTAAATGTTCCAAGCTACAAAAGAGTTATCAAAACATTCAAGGAATTGTCCGATAATCTGGGAGTCAACAGCGTATCCTGGCGATATGATCCGATTCTCATCAATGAAAAATACTCTCTGGATTATCATATTGACAAGTTTGAGGAAATGGCTTCACAATTGCATGAATACACTTCAGACTGTACAATAAGTTTCATCGATTTGTACCAGAAGGTCTTGAGGAACTTTCCCGAAGCCCGTGAAGTCACAACTGAAGAGCGTTTGATTATTGGTGAAAATTTCTCAAAAATAGCTAATAAATATGATATTCAGATGAAAACATGTGTTGAGGGGACATTGCTTGACCAATTCGGCTTTGACTCAACAGGGTGCATGACCCAGCAGGTACTTGAAAAAGCTATTGGAAATAATTTGAAAGTGCCTAAAGGAAAATACCATAATCGCGAATGCAACTGTTTAATGGGAAGGGATATTGGATTATACAATACTTGTCTTCATGGATGCAGATATTGCTATGCCAACAGTAACATGAAACTGGTTAAAAGAAATCAGAAATTGCATAATCCGGATTCGCCCTTGCTGATTGGTGAGGTTAAAGATAATGATGTTGTAAGAGAAGTTTGCGAACCCAGCTATATTGACACCCAACAGAAATTATTTTAA